ACTTTTGAGGAAGCTACATCTCGTTGTCGCGGACTATCATGATGGCTTAAACTATCTGCCTGGCGATGAAGCGCCTGCAATCATCGACCTACTGACTTCGACATACAATCAGAAGTTGAAGGCGAGGGCGAATTGGGTGGCGCAGACCTTTCAGAATTTCGACTCCGCCGAAGTGGAGGAAATTTTTGCTGACCGCATCGGGAGATGGACGGCGGAATTCCATGCGGATGAACAGGCTACGAGTGCACAGCCGTGACCGATCAGCGGATAATCTTACGATTTATCGGGCTAACAGGGCCATCGCTTGAGCCAGCCCGCGTGGAGTTTGGTGACGGCGTAAACGTCATCTTTGGCGCATCAAACACTGGCAAGTCCTTCACCGCAAAGTTGTTGAACTTCATGTTCGGGGGCAAAGCCCATTGCCCGAAATCGAGGAACGGCGAGGATATGACTCGGTCTTGTTGGGCCTGACGTTGCCTGAGCGTGGCGATTGCACACTATACCGTGCTGCCGCAGGTGGGGCCTTTCAGCTTTTTGACGGCCTTCACCTCGAAAAACCCGCCGACGGTTCAGGAGTGAGAATTGAGCCGAAGTATGATGCCCGTAATTCGTCGAACATTTCGACTCTGCTACTGGAGGAGATTGGTTTGGACGGGAAGAAGGTCGTTAGGAATGAGGATGGGGCTCACCTAAGTTTCACTATGCGAGTTCTCGCGCCTTATCTCTTCGCGGACGAAGAGGCGATCATTGCCGAGTTAAGTCCATTCCTCACAGGCAATAGAGACACAGCGACCGCAGAAAAGAACGGGTTGCGGTTGATGCTTACTGGCCAGGACGATAGCGCCGTTGTCCCAGTGCAACCGCAGAAGGTTCGGAAGGCACAGCAAGAAGGCAAGTATGATCTGGTCGAAGAGATGATCGCCGAGATCGATGAAAGCCTCGGTGAGAATGCACCTGATAGAGAAGGCTTGAATGATCAGCTTGGCAAGCTCGAGAGCCGACTAAACGAATTTCAAACCGAAATCCTCCAGCGTCAAGAACAGCTCGACAAGATGACGGGCGCGAGACGAGAAATCAGGGATGCAATTTTACAGTCGCGTGATCGAGCCAAAGAAGTCGGTCTGACCATTGAGAGATTTCTGCAGCTGGATCGCGTCTACCTGTCCGACTTGGAGCGATTGGAAGCTGTTGATGAGGGGGGGAGCATCTTGCTCGCGAGAGTTGGCCGTCCTTGCCCGCTCTGTGGTTCTGAGATCGACGCAAACTCACATTCCCATGGTCAGGATGAAATAGAGCTGGCCAGAACAGCGGCTCTTGCCGAACAGAAGAAGATTCGGAACGAACGTCAACAACTCTTAGAGACTATAGCCGAGTTGAAGGAAGAGCAGTCGCTCCACGACCAAGAAATCGATCATCTGAGCCAGAAACTTCTCGAACTTCAGCAGATAATCGATGCTGAACTCCCTAAAGAAGCTATGTTTCGAGAACAGTATGAAGACCTCACCTCAGTTAGAGATGACGTTGTCGAGAAGCTGCGATTGTATAGGCAAAGGGATAGGCTGGCCGTAAGGCTGTCCGAATTCTCCGAGAAGGTTCCGCGCGGTCGTGGTGATGATAAGTTGAAAACCGGCATCGATGGCCCGACTGGGCACAAGTTTGCGCAGAAGGTTCAAGAGGTTTTGGAGGCATGGAATTTCCCGAATGCTCCGATTGTTTCCTTCGATCCTGAA
The Erythrobacter sp. JK5 DNA segment above includes these coding regions:
- a CDS encoding ABC-three component system middle component 2 — encoded protein: MEVTKSDRHSPFNSTVETGLRALIVLEAMHPRRCSLDELTWFDYLVVHTSDMEGPESLHPDFEASVGEMLIRRRLVEESIALLRKLHLVVADYHDGLNYLPGDEAPAIIDLLTSTYNQKLKARANWVAQTFQNFDSAEVEEIFADRIGRWTAEFHADEQATSAQP